From one Eucalyptus grandis isolate ANBG69807.140 chromosome 9, ASM1654582v1, whole genome shotgun sequence genomic stretch:
- the LOC104430063 gene encoding O-acyltransferase WSD1-like: MWVSDRTTPVSGGAGVELWPRKLATARFSLEDMKVVKSAVANATINDVLFGIISVDLFKYMDHQSPNAVREGTRITGVAVVNLREQQGLQEISNLMKDNPGLRWGNKFGIILLPVHYSRSCGDPLEYLRKAKSMMDRKKKSLEAHFSYKIGHMVMTYLGAHAASLLNYRIVCNTTFSISNVFGPREEITFGGNPITYIRVNASSLPHALTMHMVSYAGRADMQFLVAKDIIPDPDFLAKCFEDALLEMKAAASTALNSK, translated from the exons ATGTGGGTGAGCGATCGGACGACGCCAGTGAGTGGTGGTGCAGGGGTGGAACTCTGGCCGAGGAAGCTGGCCACGGCGAGGTTTTCGCTGGAGGATATGAAGGTGGTCAAGTCAGCAGTCGCTAATGCG ACCATTAACGATGTTCTCTTCGGGATCATATCAGTCGACTTGTTCAAATACATGGACCACCAGTCTCCCAATG CCGTGCGGGAAGGGACTCGAATAACGGGAGTGGCTGTTGTTAACTTGCGAGAACAACAGGGATTGCAG GAAATATCCAATTTGATGAAAGACAACCCGGGACTGAGGTGGGGCAACAAGTTCGGGATTATCCTCCTCCCCGTTCACTACAGCAGGAGTTGTGGTGACCCTCTTGAATACCTGAGAAAAGCTAAGTCGATGATGGACCGGAAGAAGAAATCCCTGGAGGCTCACTTCTCCTACAAAATTGGGCATATGGTCATGACTTATCTAGGAGCACAT GCCGCAAGCCTGCTCAACTACAGGATCGTCTGCAACACCACGTTCAGCATCTCGAACGTGTTCGGCCCACGAGAGGAGATCACGTTTGGGGGCAACCCCATCACGTACATAAGGGTGAACGCCTCGAGTTTACCCCAC GCACTCACGATGCACATGGTGAGCTATGCGGGGAGGGCGGACATGCAATTTCTGGTGGCCAAGGACATCATCCCCGACCCTGATTTTCTGGCCAAGTGCTTTGAGGATGCTTTGCTCGAAATGAAAGCAGCAGCTTCTACTGCCTTGAACTCGAAGTAA